A genomic stretch from Microbacterium proteolyticum includes:
- a CDS encoding DUF7882 family protein — MATLFYGSDTAPISLPDRLMGYIKVIASTKLRRGESFTLTWTGTEDEGGRSTIWLQPAIPLRFVFQSTEPEQLVGEYLRTLADQANAASGLVIDLRTWESAEGSARTPAQAGRASGRPVRAA, encoded by the coding sequence ATGGCCACCCTGTTCTACGGTTCCGACACGGCACCCATCTCCTTGCCGGATCGCCTCATGGGCTACATCAAGGTGATCGCATCCACGAAGCTGCGCCGAGGCGAATCCTTCACCCTCACCTGGACGGGCACGGAAGACGAGGGCGGGCGCTCCACCATCTGGCTCCAGCCGGCGATCCCGCTCCGCTTCGTCTTCCAGTCCACCGAGCCCGAGCAGCTGGTCGGCGAGTACCTCCGGACGCTCGCGGACCAGGCCAACGCCGCCTCGGGCCTCGTGATCGACCTGCGCACGTGGGAGAGCGCGGAAGGATCCGCACGCACCCCCGCACAGGCCGGGCGCGCGTCCGGGCGCCCGGTTCGCGCGGCCTGA
- a CDS encoding MarR family transcriptional regulator: protein MPLSLPSVLMMALDDYVRAREDAIATARRDLGVSELEAATLACIAEEPGIRPSDLRGRLGVTAAGVTTLVDRLIGRGLLRRELDTDDRRVNHIHLEVDLDAEPWVALRRFPREVESAVDAESADVARAAAEMLARITERVRARL from the coding sequence ATGCCGTTGTCGCTGCCCTCGGTGTTGATGATGGCGCTGGACGACTACGTCCGCGCCCGCGAAGACGCGATCGCGACGGCCCGTCGCGATCTGGGGGTGAGTGAACTCGAGGCGGCGACCCTGGCGTGCATCGCCGAGGAGCCCGGCATCCGTCCCTCGGATCTCCGCGGCCGGCTCGGTGTGACCGCCGCCGGTGTCACGACCCTCGTCGACCGCCTCATCGGTCGCGGACTGCTCCGCCGCGAGCTGGACACCGACGACCGGCGCGTCAACCACATCCATCTCGAGGTCGACCTCGATGCCGAGCCGTGGGTGGCGTTGCGCCGCTTCCCTCGCGAGGTCGAGTCGGCCGTCGATGCGGAGTCCGCCGACGTCGCCCGGGCGGCTGCCGAGATGCTCGCGCGGATCACCGAACGGGTTCGCGCGCGGCTCTGA
- the aztA gene encoding zinc ABC transporter ATP-binding protein AztA has product MPPHAVVARALRVDFAGTLALDDVDVEIDAGILAVIAGPNGAGKSTLLEVLAGAREPSRGTVDVGLRSRAFVPQRAAVSEHLPLTVGDMVTAGTWRRTGPFRRLAAQDREAIRAAMELLDITALARRPFASLSGGQRQRALLAQGLASRADILFLDEPTTGLDAGSAERNRAAIARERRRGATVVCVSHDARLIADADRVITLDTGRVRTPPAEVRAAREPVR; this is encoded by the coding sequence ATGCCCCCACACGCCGTCGTCGCGCGCGCCCTCCGAGTCGATTTCGCGGGCACCCTCGCCCTCGACGACGTCGACGTTGAAATCGACGCCGGCATCCTCGCCGTCATCGCGGGCCCGAACGGCGCGGGGAAATCGACGCTGCTCGAGGTGCTGGCCGGGGCGCGCGAACCCTCGCGGGGAACGGTCGACGTCGGCCTGCGGTCACGCGCGTTCGTCCCGCAGCGCGCGGCGGTGTCGGAGCATCTTCCGCTCACCGTCGGCGACATGGTCACGGCCGGCACCTGGCGACGCACCGGGCCGTTCCGTCGCCTCGCAGCCCAGGACCGCGAGGCGATCCGTGCGGCAATGGAGCTCCTCGACATCACCGCCCTCGCACGGCGGCCCTTCGCCTCCCTGTCCGGCGGACAACGGCAACGCGCGCTCCTCGCCCAGGGACTGGCATCCCGAGCCGACATCCTCTTCCTCGACGAGCCCACCACGGGCCTCGACGCCGGCAGCGCCGAGCGCAATCGCGCCGCCATCGCGCGAGAACGTCGCCGCGGGGCCACCGTCGTGTGCGTGAGCCACGATGCCCGCCTCATCGCCGACGCCGATCGGGTGATCACGCTCGACACCGGGCGCGTGCGCACCCCACCCGCCGAGGTCAGAGCCGCGCGCGAACCCGTTCGGTGA